A window of the Falco rusticolus isolate bFalRus1 chromosome 1, bFalRus1.pri, whole genome shotgun sequence genome harbors these coding sequences:
- the LOC119140117 gene encoding GTP-binding protein Rhes-like produces MSLVVKEKNHVRLVFLGAAGVGKTALIRRFLMDTFESKHRRTVEELHSKEYEVSGATVKVEILDTSGSYSFPAMRKLSIQNSDAFALVYAVDDAESFESVKSLREEILELKEDKFPPIVVVGNKAESGGERQVPVEDALSLVELDWNSRFVEASAKDNENVLEVFRELLQQANLPSRLSPALCKRRETLPKEQGLRPPMNKTNSCSVC; encoded by the coding sequence ATGTCCCTGGTGGTGAAGGAGAAGAACCATGTGCGGCTGGTCTTcttgggtgctgctggtgtgggGAAGACAGCCCTCATCCGCCGCTTCCTGATGGACACCTTTGAGTCCAAGCACCGGCGCACAGTGGAGGAGCTGCACAGCAAGGAGTACGAGGTGAGCGGGGCCACGGTCAAGGTGGAAATTCTGGACACCAGTGGCAGCTACTCCTTCCCAGCCATGAGGAAGCTCTCCATCCAGAACAGCGATGCCTTCGCCCTGGTCTATGCTGTAGATGATGCCGAGTCCTTTGAGAGTGTCAAGAGCTTGCGGGAGGAGATCCTGGAGCTGAAGGAAGACAAGTTCCCTCCCATCGTGGTGGTCGGCAACAAGGCAGAGAGCGGCGGCGAGCGGCAGGTGCCAGTGGAGGATGCCCTCTCGCTGGTGGAGCTGGACTGGAACAGCCGCTTCGTGGAGGCGTCGGCCAAGGACAACGAGAATGTCCTGGAGGTCttcagggagctgctgcagcaagccaACCTGCCCAGCCGGCTCAGCCCGGCTCTCTGCAAGAGGAGGGAGACGTTGCCCAaggagcaggggctgaggcCTCCCATGAACAAGACCAACAGCTGCTCGGTGTGCTGA